In one window of Spartinivicinus marinus DNA:
- a CDS encoding EscU/YscU/HrcU family type III secretion system export apparatus switch protein, producing MSDDSQEKSFEATDHKLDKAREKGQAPKSKEVSNFVVISCLLVYVFIFYASLNEKLAEFVNIAADAKYSFLIKSESFLVVLSDIFWSFIFPLYVLIILVNLIVSIGFSGFVFSFEPLKPKVKKINPVENLKNIFKKKNLIEFIFNFIKTMLVASIVTYIVMKYINDALNIVECGKNCFWYLLQESLKEIIIAIVLMLAFYMVVDLIVQKKLFLKEMKMSQYELKQETKDTQGSPEAKSEIRRQGNELLNYGEVLGLSSANFVITDNNGVAVALSIKQDKMPVVVGKADKSSIKNILAYGRSKNMKIVNNAKIAKELFDNLKIGEPIPVSYLTSIVGYNE from the coding sequence ATGAGTGATGATAGTCAAGAAAAATCTTTTGAAGCGACTGATCATAAGCTAGATAAAGCGAGAGAAAAAGGTCAGGCTCCCAAAAGCAAAGAAGTCTCAAATTTTGTCGTTATTAGTTGCTTGCTTGTATATGTATTTATATTTTATGCAAGTTTAAATGAGAAGCTTGCCGAGTTTGTAAATATAGCAGCAGATGCTAAGTATAGTTTTTTAATAAAAAGTGAGTCATTTTTGGTTGTATTGTCTGATATTTTTTGGAGTTTTATATTTCCTCTGTATGTGTTAATTATTTTGGTTAATTTGATAGTAAGTATTGGTTTCTCAGGGTTTGTTTTTTCTTTTGAACCGCTAAAGCCTAAAGTAAAGAAAATTAATCCAGTAGAAAATTTAAAGAATATATTCAAGAAGAAGAATTTAATTGAGTTTATATTTAATTTTATAAAAACCATGTTAGTGGCAAGCATAGTAACTTATATTGTAATGAAATATATAAATGATGCGCTTAATATCGTTGAGTGTGGGAAAAATTGTTTTTGGTACTTATTGCAGGAATCGCTAAAAGAAATAATTATTGCTATCGTATTAATGTTGGCTTTTTATATGGTAGTAGATTTGATCGTTCAGAAAAAACTATTTTTAAAAGAAATGAAAATGTCTCAATATGAGCTAAAACAAGAAACCAAAGATACTCAGGGAAGCCCAGAAGCTAAGTCTGAAATTAGACGGCAAGGTAATGAGTTACTTAACTATGGTGAAGTACTTGGACTAAGCAGTGCTAACTTTGTTATTACTGACAATAATGGCGTTGCTGTAGCTTTATCTATCAAGCAGGATAAGATGCCAGTTGTTGTAGGTAAAGCCGACAAATCCAGTATTAAAAATATCTTGGCTTATGGACGAAGTAAAAATATGAAAATTGTAAATAACGCAAAGATTGCTAAAGAATTGTTTGATAATCTTAAAATAGGTGAACCAATACCAGTGTCTTATTTAACCAGTATAGTTGGCTATAATGAATAA
- a CDS encoding type II and III secretion system protein family protein translates to MNKIIILIIAHVLFITNAYSKVDKIYLSLDKGFTLSVKSQVKTLFVQSDNIAKLKQIGENSFYLIPIGIGSTDVIAIDVDGNEYWRKHVEVYYDLNKLKYLISDTIRDNALMLRINGTNLVVEGSFKTESDKKQAIDRIQTLIPKTINLVDKTQVENNLQINLKLKIVEVKEDLSKVFGTNWRSLFRLGNYTLAIGNALRFFNANNVVDAGSFTSSIGFNTSKTDISSIINVLHQKGLVSIVSEPSLTTLSGQEAKILVGGETPIPIINQDGFSNVSYKSHGIILDFTPKLLPSNRIHVSFNAEVSNQSPVTYNNGQTVLPGYNVRRVTSTTELLSGQSFAIGGLFYKQKEIERSNVPRLEGVPLLSSLFEQKKENQTSKELIVIVTPEVYDLSQQSYQDSWVESVRLPNTFERKISRKPNNNAIKLPASVGHVF, encoded by the coding sequence ATGAATAAAATAATAATATTAATAATAGCTCATGTGTTGTTCATCACGAATGCTTACTCTAAGGTAGATAAGATTTACCTATCTTTAGACAAAGGGTTCACTCTTTCGGTAAAAAGTCAAGTAAAAACACTGTTTGTTCAGTCTGATAATATAGCAAAGTTAAAGCAGATTGGCGAGAATAGCTTTTATCTGATTCCGATTGGTATTGGAAGTACTGATGTAATTGCTATTGATGTTGATGGTAATGAGTATTGGCGTAAGCATGTTGAAGTTTATTATGATCTTAATAAGTTAAAATATTTAATAAGTGATACAATTAGAGATAACGCTTTAATGTTAAGAATAAATGGAACCAACTTGGTTGTAGAGGGGAGTTTTAAAACTGAATCTGATAAAAAACAAGCGATTGATAGAATTCAAACACTTATACCAAAAACGATAAACCTAGTTGACAAGACGCAAGTCGAAAATAATTTACAAATTAACCTTAAACTTAAAATTGTTGAAGTTAAAGAAGACTTAAGCAAAGTATTTGGAACCAACTGGCGATCACTTTTTAGGCTTGGTAATTATACATTAGCAATTGGTAATGCTTTGCGTTTCTTTAATGCAAACAATGTTGTGGATGCAGGTAGTTTTACAAGCTCAATTGGCTTTAATACGTCAAAAACTGATATTTCATCGATAATCAATGTATTACACCAAAAAGGTTTAGTATCCATTGTCTCTGAGCCTAGCTTAACTACTCTTAGTGGCCAAGAAGCAAAAATCTTAGTGGGTGGGGAAACACCTATCCCAATTATTAACCAAGATGGTTTCTCTAATGTTAGCTATAAGTCCCATGGTATTATTCTTGATTTCACACCCAAGCTATTACCTAGTAATAGAATACATGTTAGCTTTAACGCGGAAGTGAGTAATCAAAGCCCAGTCACTTATAATAATGGGCAAACTGTATTACCAGGGTATAATGTAAGAAGAGTTACTTCAACAACTGAACTTTTATCTGGCCAAAGCTTTGCCATTGGTGGGTTGTTTTATAAGCAAAAGGAAATTGAGCGAAGTAATGTACCCAGATTAGAAGGTGTTCCTTTACTTAGTAGCTTATTTGAGCAAAAAAAGGAAAACCAAACGTCTAAAGAATTAATTGTAATCGTAACACCTGAAGTTTACGATTTATCGCAGCAATCTTATCAAGACAGTTGGGTTGAGTCAGTTCGCTTACCTAATACGTTTGAACGAAAAATTAGCCGAAAGCCAAATAATAATGCCATTAAGTTACCTGCATCAGTGGGGCATGTATTCTAA
- a CDS encoding tetratricopeptide repeat protein has translation MKNVTILISIILLTGCSLNKGVDRAFFTEETAISTDYTKPHQELAATASSVDDYVNAIKILQPLYQQRKEARVALQLAENYLKLGDLINAEFYYQQATKDNKTQVAAWVGMGKVALQHGNAHQAMNHFAQALKIDENDYKALNGMAVALDSLGKYQHARNYYRKLLTKNSNDKQVYNNLAVSYLLQGQYHEAEEILRQLIASRVYPKNALYNLAIVYSLSGQSQKLHELMQVIPDKVYFNRQLTKLKSSLR, from the coding sequence ATGAAAAATGTAACTATACTCATTAGTATTATTCTATTAACAGGCTGCTCTTTAAATAAAGGCGTTGATAGGGCTTTTTTTACAGAAGAAACAGCAATTTCAACTGACTATACTAAACCTCATCAAGAATTAGCAGCAACTGCGAGTTCTGTTGATGATTATGTCAATGCAATAAAGATTTTGCAGCCACTCTATCAACAGCGAAAAGAAGCTAGAGTTGCCTTGCAACTGGCTGAAAATTACCTGAAGTTAGGTGACCTAATAAATGCCGAGTTTTATTATCAGCAAGCAACAAAAGATAACAAAACACAAGTGGCTGCATGGGTAGGTATGGGTAAAGTTGCTCTACAACATGGCAATGCCCATCAAGCCATGAATCATTTTGCTCAAGCATTAAAAATAGATGAAAATGACTATAAAGCACTTAATGGTATGGCTGTTGCGTTGGATTCACTAGGTAAGTACCAGCATGCAAGAAATTATTATAGAAAATTGCTCACTAAAAATAGTAATGATAAGCAAGTATATAATAATTTAGCTGTTTCATACTTATTACAGGGGCAATATCATGAGGCAGAAGAGATTTTAAGGCAATTAATTGCTTCACGTGTTTATCCAAAAAATGCCTTATATAATTTAGCGATTGTTTATAGTTTATCAGGTCAATCGCAAAAACTGCATGAATTAATGCAGGTTATTCCTGATAAAGTGTATTTTAACCGCCAGCTGACTAAACTGAAGAGCAGTTTGAGGTAG
- a CDS encoding helix-turn-helix domain-containing protein, translated as MYDVDLFSKLLSLEHPWYIPAVHVDEQKRLIYIFIDFKDEAHFSCPICGESCSRYDKRTRKWRHLDTCDFKTYITAMVPRVNCSNHGCHSLMVDWANPRSRFTTSFEERVAEFSERYPIASLSRKFAISWTAVNNIVKRLAQQPNFG; from the coding sequence ATGTATGATGTTGATCTGTTCTCTAAGCTATTATCGTTAGAACACCCTTGGTATATACCAGCAGTCCATGTTGATGAGCAAAAAAGACTTATTTACATTTTTATTGATTTTAAGGATGAAGCACATTTTTCTTGTCCAATTTGTGGTGAGTCATGTTCACGTTACGATAAACGCACCCGTAAATGGCGGCATTTAGACACATGTGATTTTAAAACTTATATTACTGCGATGGTGCCTAGAGTAAACTGTTCTAACCATGGCTGTCATTCTTTAATGGTTGACTGGGCAAATCCTCGTTCGCGATTTACCACGTCATTCGAGGAGCGTGTGGCAGAGTTTTCTGAACGATACCCCATTGCTAGCTTAAGTAGAAAATTTGCAATTAGTTGGACAGCGGTTAATAACATAGTGAAAAGATTAGCTCAACAACCTAATTTTGGTTAA
- the sctV gene encoding type III secretion system export apparatus subunit SctV, with translation MNIASHLNKKKIFTILSGRKDVIFVGLILLIVVMMVIPLPTLLVDLLIALNISFAVITIIVAIYLRDPVDFTTLPAVLLFATVFRLALSVTTTRLILLDAEAGDIISTFGDFVIQGNVAVGLIIFLIITLVQFIVITKGSERVAEVCARFSLDGMPGKQMSIDADLRSGMIDMHTAVQRRSHLQKESELFGSMDGAMKFVKGDAIAGLVITVVNLIGGLSIGMAQHQLEFNQALNIYSILTIGDGLTAQIPALFISIAAGIIITRVVNEEKDDLSTEITKQISIYPQSLVFAGILLFVFAFLPGFPTFLFIMIGASLGAIGTHIIFKEKNKKALKEVAWFDDRDDSLTDEEKYKPFPGITIKVSPTLDFLCKDEIFVRQFQIFEESFHSVFGIRLPSHRQFIDSKIENDHYLIAIDDVPLYEGTFYKDKKILKQLPESYNEKDFTPVNECWGYHQFYLVDPNRYDSGNMGPAFEAMSFFYHNLSNTLIRFAANFMGIQETRSLLDQINLEYSVLVSETLEVLPIAGLADLLKRLLDERVPLKHIRAILEAVVKHGKNEQDIEELAELVRTDLALQISNQFAYSRKITAYKLSYQLEQIIEDSIRATGSSYFLDLPVEQTQNLFNYLSQQVANFPFESDKQQAVFVVSKEIRRYLFKLLRQNQIYAYVLSLEELHPDYQLNIIDTINYEIN, from the coding sequence ATGAATATAGCTAGTCACCTTAATAAAAAGAAAATATTTACCATTCTTAGTGGACGTAAAGATGTTATTTTTGTTGGGCTAATTCTGCTTATTGTGGTAATGATGGTTATTCCATTGCCCACCTTGTTAGTTGACCTATTGATTGCCTTAAATATCAGCTTTGCAGTTATTACAATTATTGTAGCAATTTACCTGAGAGACCCAGTTGATTTCACTACATTACCAGCAGTGTTGTTATTTGCTACAGTGTTTCGTTTGGCTCTGTCGGTAACAACAACCAGGTTAATTTTACTTGATGCGGAAGCGGGTGACATTATTTCTACATTTGGTGATTTTGTTATTCAGGGAAATGTAGCAGTTGGTCTAATTATTTTTCTAATAATCACGTTGGTACAGTTTATTGTAATAACTAAAGGCTCAGAGCGGGTAGCAGAAGTATGTGCTCGGTTTTCTTTGGATGGTATGCCAGGGAAACAAATGAGTATTGATGCAGATTTACGGAGTGGGATGATTGATATGCACACGGCGGTACAACGTCGATCCCATTTACAGAAAGAAAGTGAATTATTTGGCTCTATGGATGGAGCAATGAAATTTGTTAAAGGTGATGCAATTGCTGGTTTAGTGATTACTGTAGTCAATCTAATTGGTGGGCTTTCCATTGGCATGGCACAGCATCAGCTAGAGTTTAACCAAGCACTTAATATTTATTCTATTCTAACGATTGGAGATGGCTTGACAGCACAAATACCTGCATTATTTATTTCTATTGCAGCAGGCATTATTATCACTCGGGTTGTTAATGAAGAAAAAGATGATTTAAGTACAGAAATTACCAAGCAGATATCCATTTATCCTCAAAGTCTGGTATTTGCTGGTATCTTACTTTTCGTATTTGCTTTTCTCCCAGGATTTCCTACATTTTTATTCATAATGATTGGAGCTAGCCTAGGAGCAATAGGCACTCACATTATTTTTAAAGAAAAAAACAAAAAAGCTTTAAAAGAAGTCGCCTGGTTTGATGATAGAGATGATAGTTTAACCGATGAAGAAAAATATAAGCCTTTTCCAGGTATCACTATCAAGGTTTCTCCTACCTTAGACTTTCTATGTAAAGATGAGATTTTTGTTAGACAATTTCAGATATTTGAGGAAAGCTTTCACAGTGTGTTTGGAATACGTTTACCTTCCCATAGACAATTCATTGATTCAAAGATTGAAAATGATCATTATCTCATTGCTATAGATGATGTCCCTTTATATGAAGGAACATTTTACAAAGATAAAAAAATACTCAAACAATTACCTGAGTCTTATAATGAAAAAGATTTCACTCCTGTTAACGAATGCTGGGGTTATCATCAGTTTTATCTAGTTGATCCCAATAGGTATGATAGTGGCAATATGGGACCTGCCTTTGAAGCGATGTCATTTTTTTACCATAATTTATCAAACACCTTGATCCGTTTTGCTGCAAATTTTATGGGTATTCAAGAAACTCGTTCACTTCTTGATCAAATCAATTTAGAGTATAGTGTGCTAGTGAGTGAAACATTAGAAGTGCTACCAATAGCTGGGTTAGCAGATTTACTTAAACGGTTATTGGATGAACGAGTACCACTAAAGCATATTCGAGCGATTCTTGAGGCTGTGGTCAAGCATGGAAAAAATGAGCAAGATATAGAAGAATTGGCTGAACTGGTAAGAACTGATCTGGCTCTGCAAATATCTAACCAATTTGCTTACTCTAGAAAAATTACCGCATACAAATTAAGTTACCAACTGGAACAAATCATTGAAGACTCTATTCGTGCTACGGGTAGTAGTTATTTTCTTGACTTGCCAGTGGAACAAACCCAGAATCTCTTTAATTATTTAAGCCAGCAAGTGGCTAACTTCCCATTTGAATCAGATAAACAACAGGCGGTGTTTGTTGTTTCCAAGGAGATTAGGCGCTATTTGTTTAAGCTATTAAGACAAAACCAAATTTATGCCTATGTCTTATCGCTAGAAGAGCTTCATCCTGACTATCAATTGAATATTATCGATACGATCAACTATGAAATTAACTAA